Proteins found in one Amycolatopsis aidingensis genomic segment:
- the eda gene encoding bifunctional 4-hydroxy-2-oxoglutarate aldolase/2-dehydro-3-deoxy-phosphogluconate aldolase: MTTTPTGLLELSPVLPVVVLEDAGHAVPVAEALLAGGIRAIELTLRTPAAPAAIERVAKEVPGIVVGAGTVTSEREARLAAESGAGFLVTPGSTDALLDAVGGTGLPFLPGVATVSEAMRLAERGLTELKFFPAEASGGAGFLRSIAGPLPDLRFCPTGGVTADNAADYLALPNVGCVGGTWLTPKAALTAGDFARVETLARDALRSAAAAR, translated from the coding sequence GTGACGACGACCCCGACCGGCCTGCTCGAGCTCTCCCCCGTATTGCCCGTGGTGGTACTCGAGGACGCCGGGCACGCGGTGCCGGTGGCCGAGGCGCTGCTGGCGGGCGGCATCCGCGCGATCGAGCTGACCCTGCGCACCCCGGCCGCACCCGCGGCGATCGAGCGGGTCGCGAAGGAGGTGCCCGGCATCGTGGTGGGCGCAGGCACGGTCACCAGCGAGCGGGAGGCCCGGCTGGCTGCCGAGTCCGGCGCCGGGTTCCTGGTCACTCCCGGCAGCACCGACGCGCTGCTGGATGCCGTCGGCGGCACCGGACTGCCGTTCCTGCCCGGCGTAGCCACGGTCTCCGAGGCGATGCGGCTGGCCGAGCGCGGGCTGACCGAGCTCAAGTTCTTCCCAGCGGAAGCCAGCGGCGGGGCGGGGTTCCTGCGGTCGATCGCGGGTCCGCTGCCGGATCTGCGGTTCTGCCCCACCGGCGGGGTCACCGCGGACAACGCGGCGGACTACCTCGCGCTGCCCAACGTGGGCTGTGTCGGCGGCACCTGGCTGACCCCGAAGGCGGCGCTGACCGCGGGCGACTTCGCTCGGGTCGAGACGCTGGCAAGGGACGCACTGCGGAGTGCGGCCGCGGCGCGGTAA
- a CDS encoding endoglycoceramidase I: MRRLGGLLAVLMVLTGSVAAPPPVTAAPQPGTSRLSVQGRWLVDEQDRKVLLHGVNNVDKQAPYVEPGDGFTVTATDAALLAGHGFNTVRLGVSFDGLMPRRGEIDHAYLDRIARTVRTLAEAGIWVLLDNHQDGLSKVWGGNGFPPWALRSRPHWWEPKLEFPLYYLLPSMNAGWDEVWNDSHGVLGYLGDALAALAERVAGDPAVLGIELLNEPWPGSAALSCFPAGCPGFDRKYQAAHERLTARIRTVAPELPVFWEPNVTWNQMMPTHLAQPPLTPPLADDRVAFSFHDYCIPSQAAIYLGLPEQLRALCPAQQEITWANADAFLGRTGIPALLTEFGDGDPEVLGATLEHADARFVGWQYWHYQSVSGSEPGTDPFTGELGKELVRTYPRATAGTPSELSFDPANGNFRYTYQADGGQAPTEIYVSDLHYPHGYEVSVTGGTVISEPGAPLVLVRAEQTGSVTVSIRGG; this comes from the coding sequence ATGCGGCGGCTGGGTGGACTGCTCGCGGTACTCATGGTGCTCACCGGGTCGGTAGCGGCCCCGCCTCCGGTGACGGCCGCACCGCAACCGGGCACCAGCCGGTTGTCGGTGCAGGGCCGCTGGCTGGTGGACGAGCAGGACCGGAAGGTGCTCCTGCACGGCGTGAACAACGTGGACAAGCAGGCGCCGTACGTCGAGCCGGGTGACGGCTTCACGGTGACCGCCACCGACGCCGCGCTGCTGGCCGGGCACGGGTTCAACACCGTGCGCCTCGGGGTCTCCTTCGACGGGCTGATGCCCCGGCGCGGCGAGATCGATCATGCCTATCTGGACCGGATCGCGCGCACCGTGCGGACATTGGCGGAAGCCGGGATCTGGGTGCTGCTGGACAACCACCAGGACGGGCTCAGCAAGGTCTGGGGAGGAAACGGGTTCCCGCCGTGGGCGCTGCGGTCCCGGCCGCACTGGTGGGAACCGAAGCTGGAGTTCCCGCTGTACTACCTGTTGCCCAGCATGAACGCGGGCTGGGACGAGGTGTGGAACGACAGCCATGGTGTGCTCGGCTATCTCGGTGACGCGCTGGCCGCGCTCGCCGAGCGGGTTGCCGGCGACCCGGCGGTGCTCGGCATCGAGCTGCTGAACGAACCCTGGCCCGGTTCCGCGGCACTGAGCTGTTTTCCCGCCGGTTGCCCGGGTTTCGACAGGAAGTACCAGGCCGCGCACGAGCGGCTGACCGCGCGGATTCGTACGGTCGCCCCGGAGTTGCCGGTGTTCTGGGAGCCCAACGTGACCTGGAACCAGATGATGCCAACGCATCTGGCCCAGCCGCCGCTGACCCCGCCGCTGGCCGATGACCGGGTGGCATTCTCCTTCCACGACTACTGCATCCCCAGCCAGGCGGCCATCTATCTCGGCTTGCCCGAGCAGCTGCGCGCGCTGTGCCCGGCGCAGCAGGAGATCACCTGGGCGAACGCCGACGCCTTTCTCGGCCGTACCGGGATTCCCGCCCTGTTGACCGAGTTCGGGGACGGCGACCCGGAGGTGCTCGGTGCCACCCTCGAGCATGCCGACGCCCGGTTCGTCGGCTGGCAGTACTGGCACTACCAGAGTGTTTCCGGCTCGGAGCCGGGAACCGACCCGTTCACCGGTGAACTCGGTAAGGAACTCGTGCGAACCTACCCACGGGCCACCGCGGGAACCCCGAGCGAGCTGAGTTTCGATCCGGCGAACGGGAACTTCCGCTACACCTACCAGGCCGACGGCGGGCAGGCGCCAACCGAGATCTACGTGTCCGACCTGCACTATCCGCACGGGTACGAGGTGTCGGTGACCGGCGGGACCGTCATCTCCGAGCCCGGGGCCCCGCTCGTCCTGGTGCGGGCCGAGCAGACCGGGTCGGTCACCGTCTCCATCCGGGGCGGCTAG
- a CDS encoding fumarate reductase/succinate dehydrogenase flavoprotein subunit — protein MTEVERHSYDVVVIGAGGAGLRAVIEARQRGLSVAVVCKSLFGKAHTVMAEGGCAASMGNVNSGDNWQVHFRDTMRGGKFLNNWRMAELHAKEAPERVWELETYGALFDRTEDGRISQRNFGGHTYPRLAHVGDRTGLELIRTMQQKIVSLQQEDYQAYGDYEAKLKVFHECTVTELLKQDGRIAGVFGYWRESGRFILFETPAVVLATGGIGKSFKVTSNSWEYTGDGHALALRAGAKLINMEFVQFHPTGMVWPPSVKGILVTEGVRGDGGVLKNSQGDRFMFSYVPDVFKGQYADSEEEADRWYTDADNNRRTPDLLPRDEVARAINTEVKEGRGSPHGGVFLDIASRLPAEEIKRRLPSMYHQFKELADVDITAEPMEVGPTCHYVMGGIEVDPDTAAAEVPGLFAAGECSGGMHGSNRLGGNSLSDLLVFGRRAGLGASSYVESLGSRPKIDQSDVDIAARQALSPFDPPANGEEENPYALQSELQQTMNELVGIIRKADEIEQAMAKLSEIRERMPRVTVEGHRQFNPGWHLAIDLRNMLLVSECVAKAALMRTESRGGHTRDDHPQLDAQWRNRLLACGRADETGDHTIPDIDVRSKEQDPMRPDLLELFELTELEKYYTEPELTGHPERKA, from the coding sequence ATGACCGAGGTCGAACGGCACAGCTACGACGTCGTGGTGATCGGTGCCGGCGGCGCGGGCTTGCGTGCGGTGATCGAGGCGCGGCAGCGGGGACTCAGCGTGGCGGTGGTGTGCAAGTCCCTGTTCGGCAAGGCACACACCGTGATGGCCGAGGGCGGCTGCGCGGCGTCCATGGGCAATGTGAACTCCGGCGACAACTGGCAGGTGCACTTCCGGGACACCATGCGTGGCGGGAAGTTCCTGAACAACTGGCGGATGGCGGAGCTGCACGCCAAGGAGGCGCCGGAACGGGTCTGGGAGCTGGAAACCTACGGTGCGCTGTTCGACCGCACCGAGGACGGCCGGATCAGCCAGCGCAACTTCGGCGGGCACACCTATCCGCGGCTGGCGCATGTCGGGGACCGCACCGGGCTCGAGCTGATCCGCACCATGCAGCAGAAGATCGTCTCGCTGCAGCAGGAGGACTATCAGGCCTACGGCGACTACGAGGCCAAGCTGAAGGTCTTCCACGAGTGCACCGTGACCGAGCTGCTCAAGCAGGACGGCCGGATCGCGGGTGTGTTCGGCTACTGGCGCGAGTCCGGCCGGTTCATCCTGTTCGAGACCCCGGCCGTGGTGCTGGCCACCGGCGGGATCGGCAAGTCGTTCAAGGTCACCTCGAACTCCTGGGAGTACACCGGTGACGGGCACGCGCTGGCGCTGCGGGCGGGCGCGAAGCTGATCAACATGGAGTTCGTCCAGTTCCACCCCACCGGGATGGTCTGGCCGCCGAGCGTCAAGGGAATCCTGGTCACCGAGGGCGTGCGCGGCGACGGCGGGGTGCTGAAGAACTCGCAGGGCGACCGGTTCATGTTCTCCTACGTTCCGGATGTCTTCAAAGGACAGTACGCGGACAGCGAGGAGGAGGCCGACCGCTGGTACACCGACGCCGATAACAACCGGCGCACCCCGGACCTGCTGCCGAGGGACGAGGTCGCCAGGGCGATCAACACGGAGGTCAAGGAGGGCCGGGGTTCCCCGCACGGCGGTGTGTTCCTGGACATCGCCAGCAGGCTGCCTGCCGAGGAGATCAAGCGGCGTCTGCCCTCGATGTACCACCAGTTCAAGGAACTCGCCGATGTCGACATCACCGCCGAGCCGATGGAGGTCGGGCCGACCTGTCACTACGTGATGGGCGGAATCGAGGTCGACCCGGACACGGCGGCCGCGGAGGTCCCCGGGCTGTTCGCGGCGGGTGAGTGCTCCGGCGGGATGCACGGCTCCAACCGGCTCGGCGGCAACTCGCTGTCGGACCTGCTGGTGTTCGGCAGGCGTGCCGGGCTCGGCGCTTCGTCCTATGTGGAGTCCCTTGGCTCGCGGCCGAAGATCGATCAGTCCGATGTGGATATTGCTGCGCGGCAGGCGCTCTCGCCGTTCGACCCGCCGGCGAACGGCGAGGAGGAGAACCCCTACGCCCTGCAGTCGGAACTGCAACAGACCATGAACGAGCTGGTCGGCATCATCCGCAAGGCGGACGAGATCGAGCAGGCCATGGCGAAGCTGAGCGAGATCAGGGAGCGCATGCCCAGGGTGACCGTTGAGGGGCACCGGCAGTTCAACCCCGGCTGGCACCTGGCGATCGACCTGCGCAACATGCTGCTGGTGAGTGAATGCGTCGCCAAGGCGGCGCTGATGCGCACGGAAAGCCGTGGTGGCCACACTCGGGACGACCATCCGCAGCTGGACGCGCAGTGGCGCAACCGGCTGCTGGCCTGCGGCCGGGCCGACGAAACCGGCGACCACACCATTCCGGACATCGACGTGCGCAGCAAGGAGCAGGACCCGATGCGCCCGGATCTGCTCGAACTGTTCGAGCTGACGGAACTGGAGAAGTACTACACGGAGCCCGAACTCACTGGGCATCCGGAGAGGAAGGCCTGA
- a CDS encoding regulatory protein RecX: MAKVDPAELSPEDAWRKAKEVCFDLLAIRSRTKDELRHALRRKGFDEETRETLLGKLDSSGLVDDAAFAESWVRSRHANQGLARSALVAELKRKGVEDEIAVQAASEVDRDSEEERARELVRKRLRVLGNVDEQTAIRRLLGALARKGYPQGLSYAVVREELRNAGAEATMLDNALPD; the protein is encoded by the coding sequence ATGGCGAAGGTTGATCCAGCCGAGTTGTCGCCCGAGGATGCCTGGCGCAAGGCCAAAGAGGTCTGTTTCGACCTGCTCGCCATCCGGTCGCGGACCAAGGACGAGCTTCGGCATGCCCTGCGGCGCAAGGGATTCGACGAGGAGACCAGGGAGACCCTGCTGGGCAAACTGGACTCATCCGGCCTGGTCGACGATGCCGCGTTCGCGGAATCGTGGGTGCGCTCTCGCCATGCCAACCAGGGCCTGGCGAGAAGCGCGCTCGTCGCCGAGCTGAAACGCAAGGGGGTGGAGGACGAGATCGCGGTGCAGGCCGCGAGCGAGGTGGACCGGGACTCCGAGGAGGAACGGGCCCGCGAGCTGGTGCGCAAGCGGCTACGGGTGCTGGGCAACGTCGACGAGCAGACCGCGATCCGGCGGCTGCTCGGCGCGCTCGCCCGCAAGGGCTACCCGCAGGGCCTGTCCTATGCGGTGGTGCGTGAGGAGCTGCGCAACGCCGGGGCCGAGGCCACCATGCTGGACAACGCGCTGCCCGACTGA
- a CDS encoding alpha/beta hydrolase, with the protein MQLGLSQLIDPRLIPLVDSTREFYEKRGVGRGPSGWSELKSIRDAVKPPAPSSPPAVVEVAGHGDRTVPVRIHVPTSTAVKGVFLDIHGGGFYLGSAAGNDVRNRELADTLGIVVVSVDYRLAPEHPWPAAPDDCETAALWLAEHAADRFGIRRLAIGGFSAGATLAMTTLVRLRDRGIAAFSAAALQFGTYDLSGQTPSGRLIADEYFIEAYAGLAPDRTHPDISPIYADPANLPPVLIMVGEEDILLRDNVAMAALLSVGGVDVDLRVYPAAPHGFTGHATPMASAALDDLHTWLDSQLGW; encoded by the coding sequence GTGCAGCTCGGCCTGTCGCAGTTGATCGACCCTCGGCTGATTCCGCTGGTCGACTCGACCCGCGAGTTCTATGAGAAGCGCGGCGTGGGCCGGGGCCCGAGCGGCTGGAGCGAGCTGAAGTCGATCCGCGACGCGGTGAAACCTCCGGCTCCATCGAGCCCTCCCGCGGTCGTCGAAGTGGCCGGCCACGGCGACCGCACGGTCCCGGTGCGGATTCACGTCCCGACGTCGACCGCCGTCAAGGGTGTGTTCCTGGACATCCATGGCGGTGGGTTCTACCTGGGATCTGCGGCGGGAAACGATGTCCGCAACCGTGAACTGGCGGACACGCTCGGCATCGTGGTCGTCAGCGTCGACTACCGGTTGGCGCCCGAGCATCCGTGGCCGGCGGCGCCCGACGACTGCGAGACCGCAGCATTATGGCTCGCGGAGCACGCGGCCGACCGGTTCGGCATACGTCGCCTCGCCATCGGTGGCTTCTCCGCGGGCGCCACCCTCGCGATGACCACTCTCGTTCGCCTCCGCGATCGCGGCATTGCCGCATTCAGTGCCGCCGCGCTGCAGTTCGGCACCTACGACCTCAGCGGGCAGACGCCCAGCGGACGTCTGATCGCCGACGAGTACTTCATCGAGGCCTACGCAGGTCTGGCGCCCGACCGCACCCACCCGGACATCTCTCCGATCTACGCCGACCCGGCGAACCTGCCACCGGTGCTGATCATGGTCGGAGAAGAGGACATCCTGTTGCGCGACAACGTCGCCATGGCCGCGCTGCTTTCCGTCGGCGGCGTCGATGTCGACCTGCGGGTCTATCCCGCCGCACCGCATGGCTTCACCGGGCACGCTACGCCCATGGCCAGTGCAGCACTCGACGACCTGCACACCTGGCTCGACAGCCAACTCGGCTGGTGA
- a CDS encoding lipase maturation factor family protein, which translates to MAWDWLADADYWTSRLVFQRLLAALYLVAFLSAANQFRALIGEHGITPIPRFLRSVPFRRAPSVFHLYYSDRFFALLAWLGVLISGALLLGLADAAPVWLCLLLWALPWALYLSIVNVGQVWYGYGWESLLAETGFLAIFLGPADIAPPVLMLWLLRWLLFRVELGAGLIKMRGDPCWRDLTCLYYHHETQPMPGPLSWYFHHLPRPLHRVEVLASHFAQLVVPFALFAPQPVAAVAAGFVVVTQAWLLLSGNFAWLNALTIVLALSVVDGSLFAPLLPEPPANLTDPPLWHLVLVFVVVALVTVLSYQPVRNMLSKRQLMNYSFTSLRLVNTYGAFGSIGRTRHEVIIEGTGDTELTEDTVWREYEFKGKPGDPHRRPRQVAPYHLRLDWQLWFAALSAQQARGWLPGLAAKLLEGDRDTLKLVARDPFPGSAPRFLRATLYRYRFTTWRERRETGAWWVREPVSPVLHTCRLTEDGDVVPSGSQET; encoded by the coding sequence GTGGCGTGGGACTGGCTGGCCGATGCCGATTACTGGACCTCGCGTCTGGTGTTCCAGCGCCTGCTCGCCGCGCTCTATCTGGTCGCGTTCCTGAGCGCCGCGAACCAGTTCCGGGCGCTGATCGGCGAACACGGGATCACGCCGATCCCGCGGTTTCTCCGGTCGGTACCGTTCCGCCGCGCGCCGAGCGTGTTCCACCTGTACTACTCGGACCGGTTCTTCGCGCTCCTCGCCTGGCTGGGCGTGCTGATCTCCGGCGCGCTGCTGCTCGGGCTCGCCGACGCGGCCCCGGTCTGGCTGTGCCTGCTGCTGTGGGCACTGCCGTGGGCGCTGTACCTTTCGATCGTCAACGTCGGGCAGGTCTGGTACGGCTACGGCTGGGAGTCACTGCTGGCCGAGACGGGTTTCCTGGCCATCTTTCTCGGCCCGGCGGATATCGCGCCGCCGGTGCTCATGCTGTGGTTGCTGCGCTGGCTGCTGTTCCGGGTGGAGCTCGGCGCCGGGCTGATCAAGATGCGCGGCGACCCGTGCTGGCGCGACCTGACCTGTCTGTACTACCACCACGAGACCCAGCCGATGCCGGGGCCGCTGAGCTGGTACTTCCACCATCTGCCGAGGCCTCTGCACAGGGTCGAGGTGCTGGCCAGCCATTTCGCCCAGCTGGTGGTGCCGTTCGCGCTGTTCGCGCCGCAGCCGGTGGCGGCGGTGGCGGCCGGTTTCGTGGTCGTCACCCAGGCCTGGCTGCTGCTCAGCGGGAACTTCGCCTGGCTCAACGCGCTCACCATCGTGCTTGCTTTGTCCGTTGTGGACGGTTCACTGTTCGCGCCGCTGTTGCCGGAGCCACCGGCGAATCTCACCGATCCTCCGCTGTGGCATCTCGTGCTCGTGTTCGTCGTGGTGGCGCTGGTGACGGTGCTCAGCTACCAGCCGGTGCGCAACATGCTCAGCAAGCGGCAGCTGATGAACTACAGCTTCACCAGCCTGCGCCTGGTGAACACCTACGGCGCGTTCGGCTCGATCGGAAGGACACGGCATGAGGTGATCATCGAGGGCACCGGCGACACCGAGCTCACCGAGGACACGGTGTGGCGGGAGTACGAGTTCAAGGGCAAGCCCGGAGATCCCCACCGGCGTCCCCGCCAGGTCGCGCCCTACCACCTGCGGCTGGACTGGCAGCTCTGGTTCGCCGCGCTGTCCGCCCAGCAGGCCCGGGGCTGGCTGCCCGGCCTGGCGGCGAAGCTGCTGGAGGGCGACCGGGACACGCTGAAGCTGGTTGCCCGCGACCCGTTCCCGGGCTCCGCGCCCCGGTTCCTGCGCGCGACGCTGTACCGCTACCGCTTCACCACCTGGCGGGAGCGCCGGGAGACCGGGGCCTGGTGGGTCCGCGAGCCGGTGTCCCCGGTCCTGCATACCTGCCGGCTCACCGAGGACGGCGATGTGGTGCCGTCCGGTAGCCAAGAAACATGA
- the edd gene encoding phosphogluconate dehydratase: MCAARPALHPVIAEVTERIAARSLRTRTAYLDRIAAASAEGPVRAGMACSNLAHGFAACAGEDRLAVRGRRKPGIAIVSAYNDLLSAHQPLAEFPEWIKEATRDAGGVAQFAGGVPAMCDGITQGRSGMELSLFSREVIAMATGVALSHEMFDGALLLGVCDKIVPGLLIGALSFGHLPAILVPAGPMASGLPNKEKARIRQRYAEGLASREELLDAESASYHSPGTCTFYGTANSNQLVVEVMGLHLPGASFVHPGTPLRRALTEEAGRRIVRLADTERTPLGEVVDERSVVNGVVSLLATGGSTNHTLHLVAIAAAAGIQLTWDDFAELSAVVPLLANIYPNGSADINHFHAAGGVQFLVGTLLDAGLLHEDVRTVAGDGLHRYRQEPVLAEDGTPTWREVPTRSLDLSVLRPVHEPFSPDGGLRMVSGNLGRAVIKVSAVARENRRVCAPARVFTTQAGFDAAFRAGELDGDVVVVVRGQGPRANGMPELHGLTPALGVLMDRGHQVALVTDGRMSGASGKIPAAIQVTPEAAAGGPLARLADGDLVSLDAETGELEVLVDAAAFAARRPADAAPDDTEWTGTGRELFAALRRSVGPADHGASVFGGPDSAHFGTPATIPSEVHR; encoded by the coding sequence ATGTGCGCTGCCCGACCCGCCCTCCATCCCGTCATCGCTGAGGTCACCGAACGCATCGCCGCCCGCAGCCTGCGCACCCGGACCGCGTACCTGGACCGCATCGCGGCCGCGAGCGCGGAAGGACCCGTGCGGGCAGGGATGGCCTGCAGCAATCTCGCGCACGGCTTCGCCGCCTGCGCCGGAGAGGACCGGCTGGCCGTGCGGGGCCGCCGCAAACCGGGCATCGCAATCGTGTCCGCCTACAACGACCTGCTCTCGGCCCATCAACCGCTGGCCGAGTTCCCGGAATGGATCAAGGAAGCCACCCGGGACGCGGGCGGGGTCGCCCAGTTCGCGGGTGGGGTGCCCGCCATGTGCGACGGCATCACCCAGGGCCGCTCCGGCATGGAGCTGTCCCTGTTCAGCCGGGAAGTGATCGCGATGGCCACCGGGGTCGCGCTGTCCCACGAGATGTTCGACGGCGCCCTGCTGCTCGGGGTGTGCGACAAGATCGTGCCCGGCCTGCTGATCGGTGCGCTGTCCTTCGGCCACCTGCCCGCGATCCTGGTCCCCGCGGGGCCGATGGCATCCGGCCTGCCGAACAAGGAGAAGGCGCGGATCCGGCAACGCTACGCCGAGGGCCTTGCCAGCAGGGAAGAACTGCTGGACGCGGAATCGGCCTCGTACCACTCCCCCGGCACCTGCACCTTCTACGGCACCGCGAACTCCAACCAGCTCGTGGTGGAGGTGATGGGGCTGCACCTGCCGGGTGCCAGCTTCGTGCATCCCGGCACACCGCTGCGCCGGGCACTGACCGAGGAGGCGGGCAGGCGGATCGTGCGGCTGGCGGACACCGAGCGCACCCCCCTCGGCGAGGTGGTCGACGAGCGGTCGGTGGTGAACGGGGTGGTCTCCCTGCTGGCCACCGGCGGGTCCACCAATCACACCCTGCACCTGGTCGCGATCGCCGCGGCCGCGGGAATCCAGCTCACCTGGGACGACTTCGCCGAGCTGTCCGCGGTGGTGCCGCTGCTGGCCAACATCTACCCGAACGGCAGCGCGGACATCAATCACTTCCACGCCGCGGGTGGGGTGCAGTTCCTGGTCGGCACGCTGCTGGACGCCGGGCTGCTGCACGAGGACGTGCGCACCGTCGCGGGCGACGGGCTGCACCGCTACCGGCAGGAGCCGGTGCTGGCCGAGGACGGTACGCCGACCTGGCGTGAGGTACCGACCCGCAGCCTGGACCTTTCGGTGCTGCGGCCGGTGCACGAGCCGTTCTCCCCGGACGGCGGGCTGCGCATGGTGTCCGGCAACCTCGGCCGCGCGGTGATCAAGGTGTCGGCGGTGGCAAGGGAGAACCGCAGGGTGTGCGCCCCGGCCAGGGTGTTCACCACGCAGGCCGGCTTCGACGCCGCATTCCGGGCCGGTGAGCTGGACGGGGACGTCGTGGTGGTGGTCCGCGGCCAGGGCCCGCGGGCCAACGGGATGCCGGAGCTGCACGGGCTCACCCCGGCACTCGGCGTGCTGATGGACCGGGGCCACCAGGTGGCGCTGGTGACCGATGGCCGGATGTCCGGGGCCTCCGGCAAGATCCCGGCCGCCATCCAGGTCACCCCGGAGGCGGCCGCGGGCGGCCCACTGGCTCGGCTGGCCGACGGTGACCTGGTTAGCCTGGACGCCGAGACCGGTGAGCTGGAGGTGCTGGTCGACGCGGCCGCGTTCGCGGCACGGCGGCCCGCCGATGCGGCGCCGGACGACACCGAATGGACCGGAACGGGGCGGGAACTGTTCGCGGCACTGCGCCGTTCGGTCGGTCCCGCCGACCACGGCGCCAGCGTGTTCGGCGGGCCGGACTCCGCCCACTTCGGCACACCAGCGACGATTCCTTCGGAGGTACACCGGTGA
- the recA gene encoding recombinase RecA, with protein MPAAPDREKALELALAQIDKQYGKGSVMRLGDEGRAPIEVIPTGAIALDVALGIGGLPRGRVVEVYGPESSGKTTVALHAVANAQRNGGIAAFVDAEHALDPEYAKVLGVDTDALLVSQPDTGEQALEIADMLIRSGALDILVIDSVAALVPRAEIEGEMGDSHVGLQARLMSQALRKLTGALHNSGTTAVFINQLREKVGVMFGSPETTTGGKALKFYASVRLDVRRIETLKDGGEPVGNRTRVKVVKNKVAPPFKQAEFDILYGVGVSREGSLIDMGVDQGILRKSGAWYTYEGDQLGQGKENARRFLRDNPDIANEIEKRIKEKLGIGAKVDAEEAPAQEPAPVDF; from the coding sequence AAGGGCACCGATCGAGGTGATTCCCACCGGCGCCATCGCATTGGATGTGGCGCTCGGCATCGGGGGCCTGCCCCGCGGCCGGGTCGTGGAGGTGTACGGGCCCGAGTCCTCGGGTAAGACCACGGTGGCCCTGCACGCGGTCGCCAACGCGCAGCGCAACGGCGGTATCGCGGCCTTCGTGGACGCCGAGCACGCGCTGGACCCGGAATACGCCAAGGTGCTCGGGGTGGACACCGACGCGCTGCTGGTGTCCCAGCCGGACACCGGGGAGCAGGCACTGGAGATCGCGGACATGCTGATCCGCTCCGGCGCGCTGGACATCCTGGTGATCGACTCGGTGGCCGCGCTGGTCCCGCGCGCGGAGATCGAGGGCGAGATGGGTGACTCGCACGTCGGCCTGCAGGCCCGCCTGATGAGCCAGGCGCTGCGCAAGCTCACCGGCGCGCTGCACAACTCCGGCACCACCGCGGTTTTCATCAACCAGCTGCGGGAGAAGGTCGGCGTCATGTTCGGCTCCCCGGAGACCACCACCGGTGGTAAGGCGCTGAAGTTCTACGCCTCGGTCCGGCTGGACGTACGGCGGATCGAGACGTTGAAGGACGGCGGCGAGCCGGTCGGCAACCGCACCAGGGTGAAGGTGGTGAAGAACAAGGTCGCGCCGCCGTTCAAACAGGCCGAGTTCGACATCCTCTACGGCGTCGGCGTCTCCAGGGAGGGCTCCCTCATCGACATGGGGGTGGATCAGGGCATCCTGCGCAAGTCCGGGGCCTGGTACACCTACGAGGGCGACCAGCTCGGCCAGGGTAAGGAGAACGCGCGGCGGTTCCTGCGTGACAACCCCGATATCGCCAACGAGATCGAGAAGCGGATCAAGGAGAAGCTCGGCATCGGTGCCAAGGTGGACGCCGAGGAAGCACCGGCGCAGGAGCCGGCTCCGGTCGACTTCTAG